The Leadbetterella byssophila DSM 17132 DNA window GACTGAGCATGTGCGGCTTCTACTGCGTTTCTGATATCTTTTCGGGTGCCTTCTCCTACTTCTCCTACGGTTTGGCCGGCGGGATTGCTCACCTTAATACTATATCCTGAATCAGGGCGAGCCTGTTTCCCTCCTATGTACATCTTAGGAGTTCTGTCTATGTAAGAACGAAGATTCACTTCTTTATTATGGATAGTAAATCCGGTGCTAGACTTGATAGATTTAGGTTTGATGTATTCATACAATCCTTCTTTTCCTCCTTCTCTTCCGAAACCGGATTCTCTGTATCCTCCAAATCCTGAAGCCGCATCAAAGACATTGGTGGTATTGATCCACACCGTTCCAGCTTTGATCTGTGGAGCTACATCTAATGCAAGGTTGATGTTCTCTGTCCAAAGACTGGCAGCCAGTCCGTAGCGGGTGTTATTCGCTAATTTGATAGCTTCCTGATGCGATCTAAAGGTCATACCTACGAGTACTGGCCCAAAGATCTCCTCCTGTGCAATCTCAGAAGCTGGAGATACATAAGGGAATAGGGTAGGAGGAAAGTAACAGCCTTTAGTAGGGCAGTTTTCCACTTGCCAATACTCCAGGCCTTCTGCCTTTGCTCTTTCCACAAAGCCATTTACGGTATTCCATTGCTCCTCGCTCACCAAGGCTCCCATGTCTATGCCTTTGTCTAGAGGAGAGCCTAGAACCAACTTTTGGATCCTGTTCTTGATCTTGGCGTAGAACTTCTCCGCTATGGATTCCTGAACTAATAGTCGGGAACCGGCACAGCAAACCTGCCCCTGATTAAACCAGATGGCATCTACTATGCCTTCTACTGTAGAATCTAAATCCGCATCTTCAAACACGATGAACGGTGATTTACCTCCCAGTTCCAAGGATAGTTTTTTACTACTGCCGGCGGTATTCCTTCTGATCTTTTTGCCTACTTCCGTAGATCCAGTAAAAGCTATTTTTTGAACATCCGGATGAAGGGTCAAGGCTTCACCTACACTTCCGTGTCCTGTAATGATGTTAACTACCCCTTTAGGTAATCCTATTTCTTGACATATCTCAGCAAAAAGTAAGGCGGTTAATGAGGTTTGCTCCGCGGGTTTTAGAACCAAGGTATTCCCCATAGCTAATGCAGGAGCAATCTTCCATGAAAGCATAAGAAGAGGGAAGTTCCAGGGTACGATTTGCCCTATCACCCCTATGGATTCAAAGTTAGGAAACTCTTGTTCCATGACCTGCGCCCAGCCCGCGTGGTGATAGAAATGTCTGGCCACTAAAGGAATATCAATATCCCTGGTTTCGCGAATAGGTTTGCCATTATCTAAGGTTTCCAATACTGCGAAAAGGCGGGAATGTTTTTGTATTTGTCTAGCCAAGGCATAGAGATACTTGGCTCTTTCATGTCCACTTAATTGGGACCAGGAGGGATATGCGGACTTTGCTGCTGCGACTGCCGCTTCTACTTGTGCCGTACTTGCTTCAGAGATCTGAGCTAAGGTCTCACCTGTAGCCGGATTCAGAGAAGGGAAATGGTTTTCTCCTTCTGTCCATTCTCCATTGATGAATAGTCCGAAACGACGGTCATGCTGATCCAGGAACTCCTGTGCATTTTTGTCGCTCTCAGGAGCAGGGCCATATTCCATAGTAAGAAAGATATCTTTAACGTTCATATTCTATTATGCCATAGCATGGCGATAAGATGCAGAGTAACTGCCTGTTACATAATGTTCTAATTGTCTCTCGATGTCTCCAAGAAGACTACTAGCTCCGAAGCGGAAGAGCTGATTATTCAGCCATTCTACTCCCAGTTCTTCTTTGATTAGTATTAGGAAGTCTAAGGCTTGCTTGGCTTTCTGAATTCCGCCAGCAGGTTTATAACCTACCTTTACACCGGTCAGTTCGTAAAATTCTCTGATGGCTCTCACCATAACTAAGCTTACTGGTAGAGTAGCATTAACGGCTTCTTTCCCGGTACTGGTCTTTATGAAATCAGAGCCGGCCATCATACTTACCCAGGAGGCTTTAGCCACTTTCGTCAAAGTAGGAATCTCTCCGGTGGCCAGAATGGTCTTCATGTGAGCTTCACCGCAGGCTTCTCTACAGGCTTTGACTTCCTCATATAATTCTTCCCATTTATTGTTCAGAACTAATTCTCGGCTAATCACGATGTCAATTTCCGTGGCGCCTGCAGCTACTGACGCTTTGATTTCCTGTAGTTTTTGTTCCAACGGAATCTTACCTGCCGGGAAGCCTGTGGACACGGCTGCAATGGGTAAGGAGGATGATCCTAAGGCTTTTTTAGCGTCTGAAATCATGTTATGATAAACGCAAACCGCACCTACGGTTAGGTCTTCAAAGCCCAATGCCTGAAGTATATCTTGACGAACGGGCTGCAAGGCCTTTTGGCACAATCTATAAACATTACCGGCCGTATCATCACCGGAAAGCGTAGTAAGGTCTATACAGTTGACAGCTTTTAATAACCAAGCTGCCTGGTACTCTTTTTTGACTGTTCTTCTGGCAGGTAGACTGGACGCTCTTCGTTCTACTGCTGACCTGTTGATGTTTATGTGGTCAAAGTATTCAGTGGAATAGGGTATGCCCTCATTCCTTATATGTTCAGAACTCATATAAATTTAAAATAAACGGTAATATTGTCAATTCTTTTGGCACTGACAAGGAAAAAAAGCGAAAAATGCACAGGATAAATAGGTGAAATTCTATTAAAGTCTTGGAACCAATAAAATCTGTTTCGCTTCCTTTTAATAAATAGTAGTTGATTGTTCTTGGTAGTTCAGCGAAAACTTAGTTGATTTGCGTACAAATAAATCTTATATCTATGAAAAAAATTATTTCGTCACTACTTTTTGCACTTTTAACTTTTAGTGTATCCACAGTTTCTGCGCAATTTGAGAAAGGAGACAAACTTTTGAATGCCGGGATTAACCTTGGTGGTACTTACGGCGGCGGCGGTGTCGGTGTAGGTGGTTCATTTGAGGTGGGTATACACGACTTTATCAGTGTAGGTGGTCAGGCAGACTTCGTAACTTGGAACTATGGATGGACAGGTTATAAGTGGAAGTATAACTTCCTTACTATAGCTGCCAGAGGATCGTACCATTTTGGTAAGCACTTCCTTACAATGGATAATCTAGATTTATACGCAGGTCCTTCTCTTGGATATCGCGTTTCTAGTTATAAGTCTCCAGATGGTTTCGGTGGAATCTATTCTGATAGCTACGGTAGTGGTGTATTTTTCGGTGTTTTTGCCGGCGCGCGTTACTACTTCAACCCAGGTATGGGCGTATTTGCTGAGGTAGGTCACAATGCTTCACCTTTAAAAGCAGGTATTACTTTCAAATTCTAACCCCCACTAATTAAGAAACCAATTGACCGGCAAAGGGTTTATCCTTTTGCCGGTTTTTTGTTATAGCACCTTAGGTAAAAAACTTATTCCTGATGTAGAATAAGGAACTTCTAAATACTCCGCTACCGTGGCAGCTATATCTGCAAAGCATTCTAGGGTTCCCAAGTGGTTTCCCTTCTTCACGTCTTTACCTACTACTAAAATAGGGATATGTTCTCTGGTATGATCTGTTCCCGGAGCTGTAGGATCATTTCCATGATCTGCTGTGATAATCAATAAGTCTTCCTCTTTCATGGCACCCATCAAGGCGGGTAAGGCAGCATCAAATTCCTCTAAGGCTTTTGCATATCCTTGCACATCTCTACGGTGGCCGTATTCCATGTCAAAGTCCACCAGATTAGTGAAGATGAATGCTTCAGATGCAGATTGAAGAGCTTCTAGGGTTTTTTCTACACCTTCCTGGTTGTTCTTTGTCTTTTGATATCTACTAATCCCCTTGCCCGCAAAGATGTCTACAATCTTACCTATAGCATACACTCCTTTACCTTCTGTGGAAATGGCATCTAAAACGGTATGCGGAGGTAAGGTAGCATAGTCTTTTCTGTTCTTCGTTCTATAATACTGACCGGAAGTTCCCAGGAATGGTCTGGCAATTACTCGGCCTACTTCTAATTCTCCGCTCAACATTTCTCTGGCGATGGCACAGATCTCGTATTGTCTTTCTACAGGGATGATTTCTTCATGCATGGCTACTTGGAATACGCTGTCTGCAGAAGTATAAACTATAGGAAAACCGGTACGTACGTGCTCGTCACCTAGTTCGTTAATAATTGCCGTTCCGGAAGCGGAGTAGTTACCTATGGTTTTTGTCCCAATAGCAGCTTCAAAGGCGTCCATGAAGGCTTTAGGAAACTGCTCAAAAGTAGGGAAGGGTTTGTCCAGAACACAGCCGGAAATCTCCCAATGTCCCGTGGTTGTATCTTTTCCTGCTGATTTCTCTTTAGCTCGGCCATAGGCTGCCTGTGGCGCGTCTGTTTTTGGTAAAGCATTTTCAGGTACAATGTTCCCTAAGCCTAAAGCAGTGAGATGAGGAATTTTGATATCCGGGAAACGTTCTACGATGTGCCCCAAGGTATTTGAACCTGTATCGCCATACAAATGCGCGTCAGGTAACTCACCTATACCTACTGAATCGAGAACGATTAGGATGACACGTTTCATTTTTTTGTTTGTTTTGATGTTCAAATGTAAGGATTTTTTCAGCAGTTTTGTCTTCTATTCTTAGCAACTGCTCTATGAAGTATTTAATGTATTTTCTTGTCTTGCTATATGTCCTATGTGCCATAGTGCAATACAACGACCCAGATCCGCTAGTTTGGATTTTAGCTTATCTTCTTCCTGCTTATCTATGTTTTTATAGATCCAAAGGTAAGGGTGACGCTACTTTGTATCTGGCCTTAGGTTTACTGTATGTGCTTTGGGCCATCAATCAATTTCCTCCTCAATGGGAAGGATTAATGTTTGAGAACCTCAGTATGAAAACCATCAATGTGGAGCTGGGAAGAGAATCCTTGGGATTAGGCCTTTGTGCTATAGGAATGTTCCTTTGTGCAATAAAAAAATAAAGCGGAGATTTCTCTCCGCTTTTCTTATCTTGATAGATACAGGTTTCTTTCCGCATATACTTTCAAGAAGAAGTCGTCTGTGAGATCTTCTATGAAGTATATTCCTTCACCCGTACTCTTCATTTCAGGCCCTAATTCCTTGTTTACATTCGGGAATTTATTGAAAGAGAATACCGGGATCTTGATGGCATACCCTTCTTTCACCGGTTTGAAGTTGAAATCTTTCACCTTCTTTGCTCCTAACATTACCTTAGTTGCATAGTTTACATAAGGTTCCTGATAAGCCTTACAGATGAAAGGTACGGTTCTGGATGCTCTTGGGTTAGCTTCGATCACATACACCACCTCGTCCTTAATGGCGAACTGGATATTGATCAGACCTTTAGTATCTAATGCTATCGCGATTTTCTTCGTATATTCTTCAATTTGTCTAAGTACATTTTCGCTTAGGTCAAATGGAGGTAAGACAGCATAGGAGTCGCCGGAGTGTATACCTGCAGGTTCAATATGCTCCATGATTCCTATGATATAGGCATCTTCTCCATCGCAAATTGCATCTGCTTCAGCTTCAATGGCATTCTCTAAGAAGTGATCCAGAAGGATATTGTTATCCGGGATATCGTTCAGGATTTTCACTACGTGTTGCTCCAATTCCTCCTCATTGATCACGATCTTCATGCTCTGTCCACCTAATACATAAGAAGGACGAACCAGAAGAGGGAATCCTAGTTCTTTGGCCACCTCTGAAGCTTTGTCAGCTGTTCTTACCGTGTCAAACTTAGGATAAGGAATGTTTAGCTCTTGCAATTTTGTAGAGAATCTACCTCTGTCTTCTGCTAAGTCAAGGGCTTCATATGAGGTACCAATGATCTTAACTCCGTATTTAGTAAGTTTCTCAGCCATCTTAAGGGCGGTTTGTCCACCCAACTGTACAATTACTCCGTCAGGTTTTTCATATTCGATGATATCAAATACGTTTTCCCAGAATACAGGTTCAAAGTAAAGTTTGTCAGAAATATCCGGGTCAGTGGATACCGTTTCCGGGTTACAGTTGATCATGATAGTCTCATAACCCGACTCCTTCGCTGCTAATACTCCGTGTACACAAGAGTAGTCAAATTCAATACCCTGGCCTATACGGTTAGGGCCGGAACCCAAAACTATCACCTTCTTCTTATCAGAAACTACAGATTCATTATCTGGATTCTCATCAGAAAGATTAAAGGTAGAGTAGTAATAAGGAGTGTGCGCCTCAAATTCAGCAGAACATGTGTCTACGCATTTGAATGCCCTCTTGATCCCTAGTTCTTTTCTTTTAAGAGTCACTTCACTTTCCATGCAGCGTAGCAAGTGGGCCAACTGACGGTCAGCGTAACCCATTTTCTTAGCAGAAAGTAGAAGGTCTCTAGGGATGCTGTCTAGGTTATATTTTTGGACTTGTCCTTCCAAAATAACCATCTCTTCGATCTGACGTAAGAACCATTTATCAATCTTAGTCAGGTTTTGAATGGTATTGAAAGACAAGCCAGCTTTGAATGCATCATAGACATGGAATAATCTATCCCAAGATGGATTAGCCAAGCTTTGTTTTAATTTCTCTTGATCTCTTTCTTCTCTACCGTCAGCTCCTAAACCGTTTCTCTTGATTTCAAGAGATTGACAGGCTTTTTGCAGAGCTTCCTGGAAGTTTCTACCAATACCCATGGTTTCACCCACAGATTTCATTTGAAGTCCAAGACGTCTGTCAGAACCCGGGAATTTATCGAAGTTCCATCTAGGAACCTTCACGATTACATAATCTATAGCTGGTTCAAAGAAAGCTGAAGTAGATCCGGTGATAGGGTTAATTAACTCGTCTAAGTTGTAACCTATAGCCATCTTCGCTGCAATCTTCGCGATAGGGTATCCTGTAGCCTTAGAAGCTAAGGCAGAAGAGCGGCTAACACGAGGGTTGATTTCGATAGCGATGATATCATCTGTTTCCGGATTCAAGGCAAACTGTACGTTACATCCACCGGCGAACTGACCAATTCCGTTCATCATGCGGATAGCCATATCACGCATCTTTTGGTAGATGGTATCCGGAAGGGTCATGGCAGGAGCTACGGTTATAGAATCTCCTGTATGTACACCCATAGGGTCAAAGTTCTCTATGGTACAGATGATAACAATATTACCGTTATGGTCACGTAGTAATTCTAATTCGTATTCTTTCCATCCCATGATGGATTGTTCTACCAATACTTCATGTACGGGGGAGGCATGTAAACCGTGATTTAAGGCTGCATCAAATTCTTCAGGGGTGTTTACGAATCCACCACCTGTACCACCTAAGGTATAAGAAGGACGAATTACTAGAGGGAAGCCAGTCTCCTGCGCTATCTCTTTACCTTCTAAAAAAGACTTCGCGGTACGACCTTTACATACTCCCACCTTTAACTCAAGCATTTTCTTTCTGAAAAGCTCGCGGTCTTCCGTGGTTTCAATAGCTTTTATGTCTACACCAATGATTTCTATATTATGTTTTTTCCAAATTCCTGCTTTATCACAATCGATAGCTAGGTTTAGGGCCGTCTGTCCACCCATAGTCGGAAGCACATGTGTGATAGGTTTGCCCATTTCCTCATGCTTTTTAAGGATTTCGGAGATGGACTTCTTCTCCAATGGTTTCAGATACACATAATCTGCGTTCATTGGGTCAGTCATGATGGTAGCCGGATTAGAGTTAATCAAAGCTACCTCTATTCCTTCCTGACGAATAGAACGTGCGGCCTGAGAGCCAGAATAATCAAATTCACAGGCTTGGCCGATTACAATGGGGCCTGAACCAATGATTAAAACAGACTTGATACTTGGATTTTTTGGCATGTTAATGCGAGAAGATTTCGATTTGTTTATCGAAGCACAAAGTTAATACAGTTTGGTGAGATTATGTTAAATTATTTTAGGAAGGTTCTGCCTTATACAAAGAATTTGTCTGGGAAATTCACTAGAAATACCTCTTTCATACCTCTGGTCACTGCAGTGTATAGCCATCTAAGGAATTCCGGGGATTGTGTTTCTTCCCGTAGATAGAATTGATCTATGAACACCGCATCCCACTGTCCACCTTGTGATTTATGACAGGTCAGTGCATAGGCGAATTTCACCTGTAAGGCGTTCAGGTACTTATCTTCTCGGATCATTTTCTTCCTTTCTTTCGCCGTCTTCACCCAGGCGTAATCTTCTACTACGCTTTCATAAAGCTTCTTACTGTCTTCCCCAGAAAGGTTAGGTAAAGGAGAAAACAGGGTGTCCAGGAGGATTAGGGTGTCAATCTCCGGATCATCGGGGTAGTCCACTAAGGAAAGGGTAACGTTCAGGAATCTGAATCCATGCATCTCCTCTTCACTGCCTATTCTTTTTACTTTTACAAACTCGCCGTTAGCCAAGAATCCGGCTTGCGACTCGGAAGGAAGGGTTTGGTAATTGTTTTTTACCACCATTAGCGTGTCGCCATAGTCCACCTCCGCTTCGTAATATAGAATTCTGTTTCTAATGAATTGGTTATATTGAACAGCGTTTTTATTGCTTTGAGTTAATACTATAGTATTCTCGAGACCATATTTGTCGTAGCAGTATCGTAGCCCGTCTTCCAGTTTTTCTGCCGGCATTCGGTAAAAGTCCTTGAATCCTTTGGTATTGAACTTGACTTCTATTTCTTCGAGAGGAAGTTGGTCACGAAGTGCTGTAGCATTGACCAGGATTCCGGAGCCTGCGTTTTGTCGCATCACTTCCGTAAGGGTGTGGGAGTATACCTTAGCGTGATAGTATCCTTCCAGGTGTTGTTTATCCAATGCCGGACTTATAGCCAGATGTACGGGAGGCAACTGTGCCTCATCTCCAATCAGGATAAGTTTGTTTCTTTCTCCTGAAAAAACATAAGAAATCAGATCTCTTAATAGACCGTTACTTCCTAACTCTCCTAATTCTGAAATCATGGAGGCTTCATCTACGAGATAAACGGTTTGATTCTCTTTGTTTTTGACCAGACTGAATTGGGGTAAGCCGGAAACGTCTTTTTGTCGGTAGATTTTTCTATGTATGGTAGATGCAAATCTCTTGGTGTACTGTTGCATCACTTTGGCTGCTCTACCTGTTGGTGCTAGGAGGTTAACCGAGTAGTTTAGGGTAGGAGCTGCTTTCATGAATGATTCCAGTACAGAGGTTTTCCCTGTACCGGCATATCCTTTAAGCAGGAAAATGGTTCTTTCGTCTTCATCCTCCATGAACTTGCTCAGTTTCCTGAATAGTTCTTTTTGTCCTTTTGTAGGGCTAAGGTGAAAATTATAATGCAGCTGCTCCTCGAAAAAATCCATTCTCCTGCTCGTTATTAGCTCATATGTTTAAGATTTAATCCGTAGAGAATGACAAATAAGATACCAAAGAAGGCAGTGCCCATGGCCATAAACGTTCCTCCAATTCCTCCAAAAATGAGCATGGGTGCTAGTATTCCAGCTATGGTTCCAATCAAGTAAATGTAAAATCCTCTCTTTCTTAAACTCCACATCAGTACTGCACCTACTAGGGTTAGAACGCTAGAGATAGCAGTGGCTAAGCCATTATTTTGCAGGTTTTCTGCCGTTAAGCTGCTTAAGAAAGCATCTATGATCTTCTCCATGGATTCAGCGCCTTCTTGTTCTGCAATTCGGTCTTGGATCATTTCGAATTGGTTTTGTATGATACCTGCATTGACTTCAGAGCTCGTATAATTCCCTATACCCTGAAAGATATTCCATCCACTATTTATGAAGGTCAGGATACAAAGTATGGTTAAAAAGGTAGGTCTAATGTTTTGCATATGTTTTAGATTTGAATTGCATAGGTTTTAACATTGGCAAATTCCTGGATTCCGTATTTGCCTAATTCTCTTCCATATCCGCTTTCTCCAATTCCTCCAAATGGTAAGGCTCCTTCAGATTTAACCATACTGTTTAAGTACACAGATCCGGCTTGAATTTGTCGCATCAAACCTGCTGCCTGTTCCATGTTTTGGGCCCATAGGGATGCCCCTAAGCCAAATGGAGTCTCATTAGCTATTTCTATGGCTTCTGTAGTATTCTTAGCTTTTAGTAAAAAGCCTACTGGACCGAATAATTCTTCTTTATAGTATGCCGAGTGAGATCGGGTGATTTCCAGAATGGTAGGTGAAAGCAAACACCCTTGACGTTCTGTAGGAAGTAGGGCCTTCGCTCCATCTGCTATTAGTTTTTTGGTTTCTTTTTCTATACTGATGGCTAGATCCTCTCTTGATACAGGAGCCAAAGTAGTTTGAGTATCAAATGGATCACCCAATTTCAGTTTAGATACGTGATTAAGAGTGAGTTCTTTGAATTCATCATATATGTCCTCCTCCACAATCCATCTCTTAGCTGCGATACAGGTTTGGCCAGCATTTTGAAATCTGGATTTTACGGCGGTTTCAGCAGCAAGTTGAATATTAGCGTCTTTTAAAACCACAAAAGGATCAGAACCTCCTAGTTCGAGGACGCTTTTCTTTAGGTATTTTCCTGCCAATGAAGCAACGCTTGATCCCGCCGGTCCGCTACCTGTCAGGGTTACCCCTTTTATTCTGGGATCTGCAATAATTTGTTCCACTTTGTCAGAAGACAGGAACAAGGCTTGAAATGCTCCATCCGGGAAGCCGGCTTCAAGGAAAGCTTCTTGCATTTTTAGGGCAGAGCCCATGACATTTGATGCATGTTTTAAGACCACAGTGTTCCCTAATAAGAGATTTGGAACGGCACATCTTAAAGCCTGCCAGAAAGGGAAGTTCCAAGGCATAATAGCCAGAATGGTTCCCATGGGTTCGAAGGAGGTATACGCTCTGGGGAATGAGGATTGCATTACCAGAGGCTGGATATATTCCGGTGCATGCTCCGCATAATATCTGGTGGTAATAGCGCACTTTTC harbors:
- a CDS encoding aldehyde dehydrogenase family protein, which encodes MNVKDIFLTMEYGPAPESDKNAQEFLDQHDRRFGLFINGEWTEGENHFPSLNPATGETLAQISEASTAQVEAAVAAAKSAYPSWSQLSGHERAKYLYALARQIQKHSRLFAVLETLDNGKPIRETRDIDIPLVARHFYHHAGWAQVMEQEFPNFESIGVIGQIVPWNFPLLMLSWKIAPALAMGNTLVLKPAEQTSLTALLFAEICQEIGLPKGVVNIITGHGSVGEALTLHPDVQKIAFTGSTEVGKKIRRNTAGSSKKLSLELGGKSPFIVFEDADLDSTVEGIVDAIWFNQGQVCCAGSRLLVQESIAEKFYAKIKNRIQKLVLGSPLDKGIDMGALVSEEQWNTVNGFVERAKAEGLEYWQVENCPTKGCYFPPTLFPYVSPASEIAQEEIFGPVLVGMTFRSHQEAIKLANNTRYGLAASLWTENINLALDVAPQIKAGTVWINTTNVFDAASGFGGYRESGFGREGGKEGLYEYIKPKSIKSSTGFTIHNKEVNLRSYIDRTPKMYIGGKQARPDSGYSIKVSNPAGQTVGEVGEGTRKDIRNAVEAAHAQSGWAGMTGHARAQVLYFIAENLSARAEEFEQRLVEASGYSGKDAKLEVEKSLERIFTYAAYADKFDGRVHSTTSRHVTIAMHEPVGILGVVCPKEYPLLGMISLVLPAIAMGNRVIVLPSETSPLSTTDFYQILDTSDVPGGTVNIITGDHKSLTTELAKHFDVDGIWYFSDKQNAETLEKLAADSMKRTWIESEYDWLQNPLQKVFLRKATEVKNIWIPYGA
- the deoC gene encoding deoxyribose-phosphate aldolase, with the translated sequence MSSEHIRNEGIPYSTEYFDHININRSAVERRASSLPARRTVKKEYQAAWLLKAVNCIDLTTLSGDDTAGNVYRLCQKALQPVRQDILQALGFEDLTVGAVCVYHNMISDAKKALGSSSLPIAAVSTGFPAGKIPLEQKLQEIKASVAAGATEIDIVISRELVLNNKWEELYEEVKACREACGEAHMKTILATGEIPTLTKVAKASWVSMMAGSDFIKTSTGKEAVNATLPVSLVMVRAIREFYELTGVKVGYKPAGGIQKAKQALDFLILIKEELGVEWLNNQLFRFGASSLLGDIERQLEHYVTGSYSASYRHAMA
- a CDS encoding phosphopentomutase, producing the protein MKRVILIVLDSVGIGELPDAHLYGDTGSNTLGHIVERFPDIKIPHLTALGLGNIVPENALPKTDAPQAAYGRAKEKSAGKDTTTGHWEISGCVLDKPFPTFEQFPKAFMDAFEAAIGTKTIGNYSASGTAIINELGDEHVRTGFPIVYTSADSVFQVAMHEEIIPVERQYEICAIAREMLSGELEVGRVIARPFLGTSGQYYRTKNRKDYATLPPHTVLDAISTEGKGVYAIGKIVDIFAGKGISRYQKTKNNQEGVEKTLEALQSASEAFIFTNLVDFDMEYGHRRDVQGYAKALEEFDAALPALMGAMKEEDLLIITADHGNDPTAPGTDHTREHIPILVVGKDVKKGNHLGTLECFADIAATVAEYLEVPYSTSGISFLPKVL
- a CDS encoding transmembrane 220 family protein — its product is MKYLMYFLVLLYVLCAIVQYNDPDPLVWILAYLLPAYLCFYRSKGKGDATLYLALGLLYVLWAINQFPPQWEGLMFENLSMKTINVELGRESLGLGLCAIGMFLCAIKK
- the carB gene encoding carbamoyl-phosphate synthase large subunit — encoded protein: MPKNPSIKSVLIIGSGPIVIGQACEFDYSGSQAARSIRQEGIEVALINSNPATIMTDPMNADYVYLKPLEKKSISEILKKHEEMGKPITHVLPTMGGQTALNLAIDCDKAGIWKKHNIEIIGVDIKAIETTEDRELFRKKMLELKVGVCKGRTAKSFLEGKEIAQETGFPLVIRPSYTLGGTGGGFVNTPEEFDAALNHGLHASPVHEVLVEQSIMGWKEYELELLRDHNGNIVIICTIENFDPMGVHTGDSITVAPAMTLPDTIYQKMRDMAIRMMNGIGQFAGGCNVQFALNPETDDIIAIEINPRVSRSSALASKATGYPIAKIAAKMAIGYNLDELINPITGSTSAFFEPAIDYVIVKVPRWNFDKFPGSDRRLGLQMKSVGETMGIGRNFQEALQKACQSLEIKRNGLGADGREERDQEKLKQSLANPSWDRLFHVYDAFKAGLSFNTIQNLTKIDKWFLRQIEEMVILEGQVQKYNLDSIPRDLLLSAKKMGYADRQLAHLLRCMESEVTLKRKELGIKRAFKCVDTCSAEFEAHTPYYYSTFNLSDENPDNESVVSDKKKVIVLGSGPNRIGQGIEFDYSCVHGVLAAKESGYETIMINCNPETVSTDPDISDKLYFEPVFWENVFDIIEYEKPDGVIVQLGGQTALKMAEKLTKYGVKIIGTSYEALDLAEDRGRFSTKLQELNIPYPKFDTVRTADKASEVAKELGFPLLVRPSYVLGGQSMKIVINEEELEQHVVKILNDIPDNNILLDHFLENAIEAEADAICDGEDAYIIGIMEHIEPAGIHSGDSYAVLPPFDLSENVLRQIEEYTKKIAIALDTKGLINIQFAIKDEVVYVIEANPRASRTVPFICKAYQEPYVNYATKVMLGAKKVKDFNFKPVKEGYAIKIPVFSFNKFPNVNKELGPEMKSTGEGIYFIEDLTDDFFLKVYAERNLYLSR
- a CDS encoding ATP-dependent DNA helicase, coding for MDFFEEQLHYNFHLSPTKGQKELFRKLSKFMEDEDERTIFLLKGYAGTGKTSVLESFMKAAPTLNYSVNLLAPTGRAAKVMQQYTKRFASTIHRKIYRQKDVSGLPQFSLVKNKENQTVYLVDEASMISELGELGSNGLLRDLISYVFSGERNKLILIGDEAQLPPVHLAISPALDKQHLEGYYHAKVYSHTLTEVMRQNAGSGILVNATALRDQLPLEEIEVKFNTKGFKDFYRMPAEKLEDGLRYCYDKYGLENTIVLTQSNKNAVQYNQFIRNRILYYEAEVDYGDTLMVVKNNYQTLPSESQAGFLANGEFVKVKRIGSEEEMHGFRFLNVTLSLVDYPDDPEIDTLILLDTLFSPLPNLSGEDSKKLYESVVEDYAWVKTAKERKKMIREDKYLNALQVKFAYALTCHKSQGGQWDAVFIDQFYLREETQSPEFLRWLYTAVTRGMKEVFLVNFPDKFFV
- a CDS encoding NAD-dependent succinate-semialdehyde dehydrogenase, producing MFKSIYPYSGEVVAEYEEDAAPLQKVEKAHQVFSTWKNKSLAERQQLIVRFAEVLEYRKLEYAKIISLEMGKLYNEALAEVEKCAITTRYYAEHAPEYIQPLVMQSSFPRAYTSFEPMGTILAIMPWNFPFWQALRCAVPNLLLGNTVVLKHASNVMGSALKMQEAFLEAGFPDGAFQALFLSSDKVEQIIADPRIKGVTLTGSGPAGSSVASLAGKYLKKSVLELGGSDPFVVLKDANIQLAAETAVKSRFQNAGQTCIAAKRWIVEEDIYDEFKELTLNHVSKLKLGDPFDTQTTLAPVSREDLAISIEKETKKLIADGAKALLPTERQGCLLSPTILEITRSHSAYYKEELFGPVGFLLKAKNTTEAIEIANETPFGLGASLWAQNMEQAAGLMRQIQAGSVYLNSMVKSEGALPFGGIGESGYGRELGKYGIQEFANVKTYAIQI